The Primulina huaijiensis isolate GDHJ02 chromosome 10, ASM1229523v2, whole genome shotgun sequence region GGTCCATAGTTCATGTACTCGCCATAGTACAGTGTGTCTAGGGCGAATGTTGCGTTCCACTCGAGCCACCCTCTAGGGTGGATGTGATCGCCCAGGTACGAAAGCATGTACACCGTTCGAGAGAACAGCTTCCATGGTCGCCCTAAATACGTGGGATACGAGCCTTTGGCCATCTCGAGATCGGGTTCAGCTActattttgcatgcatggatTGAAATACCGGTGTTCTGGTTAGGGTCCTTTCGATTCTGTGCCGTGATGGTGATCTTTTGAAACGGCAAGGGCTTCCGAGCGTGCATGGTGCAATTTTGAAACACGACCGCGGCATTACCAAATATAAAGTCCACCGTGCCGTAAATAGCACACTCCCGATAAAACTGTCTTTGAGAATGTGCGTAGAGTGTGTCCTGATACCCGATAATGTTGCATCGGTAGATCACCGCGTGATCCGCACCGATCCGAAGAGCAACTGCTTGATGCTTGTCTGGTCCAGCCCAGTTTTCAAATGTCATGTCCCTTGCAATAAAACCAGCACCGGTTGCAGCTGCATGGTGTGCAAATGCAAGCATGGCATTATTATGACAGGCAACAAATCATGATAATGAAGTAAAATAAAACGAAGATTATTACCActcatttaataataataataaaaaaaaaaaaaaggtcccATTTAAAGTTGTACGGGTACATATATAGTCTACAGACCACAGTGGGCAAAACAATTAAAAGTACATGACCCACAAAAAGATAGCGACTCCTTTCGCATTACAGCCACTAAGTCATTGGCTCGTCTCCGGGGAACAAGACAATTGAATGCACCCATTAATATCCATTTTAGTTTTTGCTAACGCTTAaacttaaaaatgttatttcaaNNNNNNNNNNNNNNNNNNNNNNNNNNNNNNNNNNNNNNNNNNNNNNNNNNNNNNNNNNNNNNNNNNNNNNNNNNNNNNNNNNNNNNNNNNNNNNNNNNNNTCatgataatttttatgttattgttaatataattatttaaaaatttaaaaatataaacttaaaaatatatttatttaaaagcgatatatttatacatattaattttttgttattaaaatatagagataatattaaaattttaaattttaaaaacatttttcatgataatttttatgttattgttaatataattatttaaaaattaaaaaatatatttattttactataTGATAGTTATAAAtgagataaaaatttattaaactatgtttttattatattttttattaaataaaaattgatttttttgaagttggagaaaatattatttttgatttataaaaaaaacatattatttagtCGCTCTAAACTCATCaacattaattatataataagtaCAATATAATATTTACACCAAATGTATTGTACgtgtaaaaaattaatgtattttagagattaaaataacataatcttAGAATGGAACATATCATATATAATATCAGGGATGACTCATGAATTTTTCTCTAAGGTTAAGTTTTATGtgagaaattttttataaaatatatatttcaaagatATTGACTATATTATTGTTTGAACAAAAAATTGCGAAGGCGCGTCAGACATAAGATCGTgccaaaattataaataatctgACTTTTACAATCAAGCAAAGTGAATctcgttgttgtttgtcaaaaaaaccacggtaaaattagcgacggttatattaaaaccgtcgcgaatttaaacgtagcgacggtttttacaaACCGTCGGCGCGTCAGACATAAGATCGTgccaaaattataaataatctgACTTTTACAATCAAGCAAAGTGAAtcccgttgttgtttgtcaaaaaaaccacggtaaaattagcgacggttatattaaaatcgtcgcgaatttaaacgtagcgacggtttttgaattaaccgtcgctaaatattgcaacgttttccaaaatcgttgttgtttgtccaaaaaacacgctaatcgacaacagttcatagaaccgttgtcgttgactcaaaaaaaacgctcaaagacaacggttcaatagaaccgttgtctttgatcacaaaaaccgttgtctttgactcCAGAAAGataacggtttttaaaaaccgttgtctttgacccaccaaagaaaaaccgttgtctttgacccccaaaagacaatggttttcgataaaaccgttgttaaaaagcatacgacaacggtttttgtgaaaaaccgttgtcgtatgtgtgttGTTGTATGCAAAAATTCTTGTAGTGAATTCCAACTCACTCGGTAAGCCAAAAAATTAAGAATGAAATTTTCAgatgaaattcataaataaccTTTAATTTAATTATGCTATTACAAATCCTCAAACTTTCACCTTCACATAAAACAAACTATTGATTTCCTCTCGTGTTCTCACTTCTCCCGTTATTGATTCTTATCCAGTTGTCGTCACAGCATGGATCACTACGACACACAATTCAACATTCCAACAAATCGACACCCTTAAACTCCTTCGCATTAAGCCACAACATCTCAAAGAATAGGTAGATTTCCAATTCTCCATCACAAAAACATTTTAGAATATTTCATGTCTTCATTCTCTTGCACTCAAGGTGTTCTTAGATTTTGTGTGAATGAGGTTTGTGTGtctaaatttataaattactcCAGATTATCATAGATTTAATGACTTTGAAACTTGATGATTTGAGACTTTCCTTTTTCAACATATGCACAAGGGACTCTTCTTGATGCTTCGTTATGCATTTTCTTTGTAATTTTCACTTGATCatgtgcatatatatatatttacatctCTTTTGCTTATGTGCTTGGAAATTTCTGCACATCACATTGTGCTTTGTGGATGCCTCATTTTTACTTTGTATGCTTCACTATTATTTGAGCCTTTGTGTTGCCATTCCCTTGATTTTTCATCCGGTTCTCATTTATTTTGTAGGAATGACCAATTGAATAAAGATGATGATTTGAGAGTTTCGAAGGCCAATGCAGAAAAAAAAAGTATCTTAAATGACAATGAAAATTAAGAAGCTTGTCTCATATGAATGTCACTGGCTAATtccaaagaaaaaaatcaatctTAAATGAAACTTTAGTCAGTGACTGAGCATATACCCATGCAATGCTAGACACAATCTTAGAAATAGCTTGTTTTTCCTTTTGTTCCATAGTCTTTCTCCTCTTATTATTGGCGACTCGACCAACTACACCAATCTCTATCACTTTTAACCCGCCAACACCTCCGACTAACATGTCCTTGTTGCGGCATCCCACCACCCATTACCAATAAACGGAGGAATTTGGCTTCATATGGAAAAAAAGAAGAACGGTTGATTATTACATCATTTTAATGTGATCTAAATCAAAATCCGGGAAAAAAACTTTTTCCCGTACTAGTCTATTAGATTATTGCACATACTGGATAGAACAATTAAAACGTGCGTTTGAACTGCTATTCAGTTTAAAATATTCGAGTGACACCGTTAACGTTATCACCAGctataattttaaaagattcGAGTAACACCGTTATCAGCagctatattttttaataaaacgacGAACGAGTCATATAATTGGTATATTTGCGCCAAATACTAGACATGTCAATATGTTACCTATCTAATGAATGAATATTCACTTTTATATACGATAATTCTTATGGATCTCAAattaagttaaaaataataaattaaacaatataatattataattgaaaTAGGAAAATATCAAAGGTGAAAAAGGACAGCCACCTTCTAATTAAAGCTATGATAGTGCACGCAACTATGTCTCAAGATGATTGACATATTGTTGATCATGTGAAGGGGAAAATAACGTGCTCACGGAAAGAGGAAATAGACCCTAATGAAATGAATATCGTGTTTCtttaaaacaaaatcaaaataaataaggaAAATACATAAATTTGTCTTCGATTGATATACACTTTAAgtagttaaaaaattttatttttattctttttgttgttttttattttttagcttTAAGTCATGTTTCGATGGAATGATGACGTGGGTTGGACATGTAATTAGGAcgaatacaaattttttttaaggaaaaagattTTTTGGTCAACTATTTGTCTAATTTTAGGTTTTGGTAaactaaattttcaaattttggttttgttacattaacttttaatttttgactATTTTGATTCAACTGTTGAGACAAGTCAACAATTTCCGATACTACATTAATATTTTCTGATTTCACGTCAGTAATCTGAAAAATTGGACCGAAAGCTAAAAAtattcaaagttatatcaaaaccaaatttcgataatttaattgaataaaaCTCAAAATAGACAAAAATTAGTGAATcaaaaaagtttttattttattttattttaagtattatataattaaaagtaGATATTAATAGGCGAACTTAGATAAcaattttgaaaacttttcctttaaaaatttatattattataatatatgttaTTGAAAATATATCACATGTATGATATTCAATTAATGCAAATAGTACACACtgcgtgtgtatatatattatttgtttaaataaaaattaccgTACTGAAAGAATTATTccaattaattataaaaaaaaaacttgaaagaATTACCATAAAGTTCTTCGATATATAATAGCCcaaaatttttaacatagcaAATTTGAACATATGAAACTATATGCAAACTGCCTAAATTATATGTACATAATATAAATTAAGATATAGTACCA contains the following coding sequences:
- the LOC140985589 gene encoding probable pectinesterase/pectinesterase inhibitor 34, yielding MLAFAHHAAATGAGFIARDMTFENWAGPDKHQAVALRIGADHAVIYRCNIIGYQDTLYAHSQRQFYRECAIYGTVDFIFGNAAVVFQNCTMHARKPLPFQKITITAQNRKDPNQNTGISIHACKIVAEPDLEMAKGSYPTYLGRPWKLFSRTVYMLSYLGDHIHPRGWLEWNATFALDTLYYGEYMNYGPGGAMAQRVTWPGYRVINSSEEASKFTVAQFIYGSAWLPSTGVTFLAGLST